In Gadus chalcogrammus isolate NIFS_2021 chromosome 1, NIFS_Gcha_1.0, whole genome shotgun sequence, one DNA window encodes the following:
- the plagl2 gene encoding zinc finger protein PLAGL2: MAAAATDASHHITTLTTEERERRSTARLFGRSEREPERVRERGFEAERGKRQVEREAVLGGPAGGSECLVCGALFASQEKLHLHAFSHTVEKAFHCSQPHCPKAFSSKYKLFRHMATHSPQKTHQCSFCEKMFHRKDHLKNHLQTHDPNKEAFKCEECGKHYNTKLGYKRHVALHSATAGDLTCKVCLQGYESTPVLLEHLKSHSGKSSGGAKEKKHPCDHCDRRFYTRKDVRRHMVVHTGRKDFLCQYCAQRFGRKDHLTRHVKKSHSQELLRIKTEPPDMLGLLSSGSPPCSIKEELSPMMCGMGPNKDPMMGKPFPSGTPFPMGMYNPHHLQAMANPGVGHPHPSLMPGSLSAAMGMGCHMEPPHHPLHHHHHHHHHHHHHSPPLPSHHHHHQTLPSQQLSHTQPALKYQLGSTSYLLDKPLKVEMESFLMDLQSGLPGPLHSSDDHSAASPTKDGLEASSGLGDELCGGEALLSKSPTVIAESLCAANMDFSHLLGFLPLNLPPYSAPMSTGGLVMGYTSSVAPSSSSCSSSSSSSSLHATDPHAMTTAAVATVPITSLQLQPQDSSMGGLGLGTLHSLPAAFSSSLSATTLPRFHQAFQ, from the exons ATGGCAGCTGCTGCCACCGATGCCTCACACCATATCACCACACTGACCACGGAGGAGCGGGAGAGAAGGAGCACGGCCAGGCTGTTTGGGAGGTCggagagggagccagagagagtgagagagcggggCTTTGAGGCGGAGAGGGGAAAGaggcaggtggagagagaggcagtgctAGGAGGGCCCGCCGGCGGTAGTGAGTGTCTGGTGTGCGGCGCTCTGTTCGCATCACAGGAGAAGCTTCATTTGCACGCCTTTAGCCACACAGTGGAGAAGGCCTTCCACTGCTCCCAGCCACACTGTCCCAAGGCCTTCAGTTCCAAATACAAACTGTTCAG GCATATGGCCACACACTCGCCACAGAAGACCCACCAGTGCTCGTTCTGTGAGAAGATGTTCCACCGCAAAGACCACCTGAAGAACCACCTGCAGACCCACGACCCCAACAAAGAGGCCTTCAAGTGCGAGGAGTGCGGCAAGCACTACAACACCAAGCTGGGCTACAAGCGCCACGTGGCCCTGCACTCGGCCACCGCCGGGGACCTGACCTGCAAGGTGTGCCTGCAGGGCTACGAGAGCACGCCAGTGCTGCTGGAGCACCTCAAGAGCCACTCGGGGAAGTCGTCCGGCGGCGCCAAGGAGAAGAAGCACCCGTGCGACCATTGCGACCGCCGCTTCTACACCCGCAAGGACGTGCGCCGGCACATGGTGGTGCACACGGGCCGCAAGGACTTCCTGTGCCAGTACTGTGCCCAGCGCTTCGGCCGCAAGGACCACCTGACGCGGCACGTGAAGAAGAGCCACTCGCAGGAGCTGCTCCGGATCAAGACGGAGCCCCCAGACATGCTGGGCCTGCTGAGTTCCGGGTCACCGCCCTGCTCCATCAAGGAGGAGCTCAGCCCGATGATGTGTGGGATGGGTCCCAATAAAGACCCCATGATGGGGAAGCCCTTCCCCAGTGGCACTCCCTTCCCCATGGGCATGTACAACCCCCATCACCTGCAGGCGATGGCCAATCCGGGGGTGGGTCACCCTCACCCGTCCCTGATGCCCGGCTCCCTGTCTGCTGCGATGGGCATGGGCTGTCACATggagcccccccaccaccccctccaccaccaccaccatcaccaccaccaccaccaccaccactcacctCCGCtgccctcccaccaccaccaccaccagacccTCCCCTCACAGCAGCTGTCCCACACCCAGCCTGCTCTGAAGTACCAGCTGGGATCTACCTCATACCTGCTGGACAAGCCCTTGAAGGTGGAGATGGAGAGCTTCCTCATGGACCTGCAGAGCGGGCTGCCCGGGCCGCTGCACTCTTCAGACGACCACAGCGCTGCCTCGCCCACCAAGGACGGCCTGGAGGCCAGCTCGGGACTGGGGGACGAGCTGTGCGGCGGGGAGGCCCTTCTGTCCAAGAGCCCCACGGTGATCGCAGAGTCTCTGTGTGCTGCTAACATGGACTTCTCACACCTGCTGGGCTTCCTGCCCCTCAACCTCCCCCCTTACAGCGCCCCCATGAGCACGGGAGGCCTGGTGATGGGCTACACCTCATCTGTGgctccctcctcgtcctcctgctcttcctcctcttcttcctcatccctGCACGCCACTGATCCTCACGCCATGACGACGGCAGCGGTCGCCACGGTGCCAATTACCTCTTTGCAACTGCAACCTCAGGACAGCTCCATGGGGGGGCTGGGACTCGGAACCCTGCACTCCCTGCCAGCAGCGTTCAGCTCCAGCCTCAGCGCCACCACCCTGCCTCGCTTCCACCAGGCCTTCCAGTGA